One region of Bradyrhizobium betae genomic DNA includes:
- the soxZ gene encoding thiosulfate oxidation carrier complex protein SoxZ, translating to MAALINVPAEARRGDVIEIRTLTSHIMETGFRHTMDGALVPRDIITSFTCRYNGTEIFRADLFPAIAANPYLSFFTVANESGKFEFEWIGDNGYSSTASASITVE from the coding sequence ATGGCCGCCCTCATCAACGTTCCCGCCGAGGCCAGGCGCGGCGACGTCATCGAGATCCGCACGCTGACCTCACACATCATGGAAACAGGCTTTCGCCACACGATGGACGGAGCGCTGGTGCCGCGCGACATCATCACCAGCTTTACCTGCCGCTACAACGGCACCGAGATCTTTCGTGCCGATCTGTTTCCGGCGATCGCCGCCAATCCATATCTGTCCTTCTTCACGGTCGCAAACGAGAGCGGCAAGTTCGAGTTCGAATGGATCGGCGACAACGGCTATTCGTCCACCGCATCGGCATCGATCACGGTCGAATGA
- a CDS encoding SoxY-related AACIE arm protein, whose translation MPATRRQFLSLAGSVTVAGTIPIVTMRPLEATPAMLSTAIRNVVGEASIRNGKVKLDIPPLVENGNTVPMTVSVASPMTATDYVKSIHVFNEKNPQPNIGNFYLNPASGRAQVSTRIRLADTQKVVAIARLSDDTFWQVAADVVVTLAACTEEVN comes from the coding sequence ATGCCAGCCACGCGACGACAATTCTTGAGCCTTGCCGGGAGCGTGACCGTCGCCGGAACGATTCCGATCGTCACCATGCGTCCGCTCGAGGCGACACCGGCCATGCTCAGCACCGCGATCCGCAACGTCGTCGGTGAAGCATCGATCCGCAACGGCAAGGTGAAGCTCGACATTCCGCCGCTGGTCGAGAACGGCAACACGGTGCCGATGACGGTGAGCGTCGCCAGCCCGATGACGGCGACCGACTACGTCAAGAGCATCCACGTCTTCAACGAGAAGAACCCGCAGCCGAACATCGGCAATTTCTACCTCAACCCCGCCTCCGGCCGCGCCCAGGTCTCGACCCGGATCCGGCTCGCCGACACCCAGAAGGTGGTGGCGATCGCCCGCCTCTCCGACGACACGTTCTGGCAGGTCGCCGCCGACGTCGTCGTGACACTGGCCGCCTGCACCGAGGAGGTGAACTGA
- the soxA gene encoding sulfur oxidation c-type cytochrome SoxA yields the protein MIVWRAIAAAILLAATPALFAGEIPRDARRSGYSYMGPDTRAMQDDDTSNPGMLFVLDGEALWGRKTGSADKSCADCHGDARTSMKGVAARYPAFDKLLSRPVTLDQRINLCRANHQQTTPLPYESRDLLALSALVAHQSRGVAITAGDDPVLKPFVEQGRNLFMQREGQLNLACANCHDENSDKRLAGAPITQGQPTGYPLYRLEWQTLGSLERRLRSCMAGVRAQAYDYGSPELVALELYLMSRARGLPMETPAVRP from the coding sequence ATGATAGTTTGGCGCGCGATAGCGGCCGCGATACTGCTGGCCGCGACCCCTGCCCTGTTCGCCGGTGAAATCCCGCGCGATGCACGACGGTCCGGCTATTCGTACATGGGGCCGGACACACGCGCCATGCAGGATGACGACACGTCGAATCCGGGCATGCTGTTCGTGCTCGACGGCGAAGCACTGTGGGGACGCAAGACCGGGAGCGCCGACAAGTCCTGTGCCGACTGCCATGGCGACGCGCGTACCAGCATGAAGGGCGTCGCGGCGCGCTATCCCGCCTTCGACAAACTGCTCAGCCGCCCCGTTACGCTCGACCAGCGGATCAATCTCTGCCGCGCCAATCATCAGCAAACAACGCCGCTACCTTACGAGAGCCGCGACCTCTTGGCACTGTCCGCCTTGGTCGCTCACCAGTCGCGCGGCGTCGCGATCACGGCCGGCGACGATCCGGTGTTGAAGCCTTTCGTCGAACAGGGTCGCAACCTCTTCATGCAGCGCGAGGGCCAGCTCAACCTCGCCTGCGCCAATTGCCACGACGAAAACTCCGACAAGCGCCTCGCCGGCGCGCCGATCACGCAAGGACAGCCGACCGGTTATCCGCTCTACCGCCTGGAGTGGCAGACGCTGGGATCGCTCGAGCGCCGGTTGCGCAGCTGCATGGCTGGCGTCCGCGCCCAGGCTTATGATTACGGCTCCCCCGAGTTGGTCGCGCTCGAGCTCTATTTGATGTCGCGGGCGCGCGGCCTGCCGATGGAAACCCCGGCCGTTCGGCCCTGA
- a CDS encoding ABC transporter substrate-binding protein produces the protein MANHNISRRTLLTGTAAAGALSLTGLPARAEVNWKKYAGTKLEVILAKGPRGDNLQKNIKEFTELTGIQVESEQIPEQQQRQKVVIELTSGRPSFDVVHLSYHVQKRQFEKGGWLADLTPYMKDPTLTAPDLVESDFSAAGLQYAKNDKGQMLSLPWSVDYFILYYNKELFQKKGVAVPKTLDEMVAAAEKLTDSKEGTFGFVGRGLRNANMTLWTNFFLNYGGEFLDAKGNILTDGPEAVAATKLYQTLLTKVAPPGVAGFNWMESMASFTQGRSAMWIDGVGWAPPLEDPAASRVVGKVGYTVVPAGPKGQYSATYGDGIGIAAASKNKEAAYLLCQWVVSKKQGARLLQAGGGVPFRNSILNDADVQGGVKMPKEWLQSVIDSGKISKLGLPVVIPVAEFRDLVGAALTSTLSGADPATELKKAHEQYRPILERSEKA, from the coding sequence GTGGCCAATCACAACATCTCGCGCCGCACGCTGTTGACGGGCACCGCCGCGGCCGGCGCGCTCAGCCTGACCGGATTGCCGGCGCGCGCCGAGGTCAACTGGAAGAAATATGCCGGGACCAAGCTGGAGGTGATCCTCGCCAAGGGTCCGCGCGGTGACAACCTGCAGAAGAACATCAAGGAGTTCACCGAGCTCACCGGCATCCAGGTCGAATCCGAGCAGATCCCCGAGCAGCAGCAGCGCCAGAAGGTCGTGATCGAACTCACCTCGGGCCGGCCGAGCTTCGACGTCGTGCATCTCAGCTATCACGTGCAGAAGCGGCAGTTTGAAAAGGGTGGCTGGCTCGCCGACCTGACACCCTACATGAAGGATCCGACGCTGACCGCGCCCGATCTCGTCGAAAGCGATTTCTCGGCCGCCGGCCTGCAATACGCCAAGAACGACAAGGGCCAGATGCTGTCGCTGCCGTGGTCGGTCGATTATTTCATCCTCTACTACAACAAGGAGCTGTTCCAGAAGAAGGGCGTCGCTGTTCCCAAGACGCTCGACGAGATGGTCGCGGCTGCCGAGAAGCTCACCGACTCGAAGGAAGGCACCTTCGGCTTCGTCGGGCGAGGCCTGCGTAACGCCAACATGACGTTGTGGACCAACTTCTTCCTCAATTATGGCGGCGAATTTCTCGATGCCAAGGGCAACATCCTGACCGACGGTCCGGAGGCCGTCGCGGCGACGAAGCTCTATCAGACTCTGCTGACGAAGGTCGCTCCGCCCGGCGTGGCCGGCTTCAACTGGATGGAGTCGATGGCTTCCTTCACGCAAGGACGATCGGCGATGTGGATCGACGGCGTCGGCTGGGCACCGCCGCTGGAAGATCCGGCCGCCTCGCGCGTGGTCGGCAAGGTCGGCTACACCGTCGTGCCGGCCGGACCAAAGGGGCAATATTCGGCCACTTACGGCGACGGCATCGGGATTGCCGCGGCGAGCAAGAACAAGGAAGCGGCCTATCTGCTCTGCCAGTGGGTGGTCTCGAAGAAGCAGGGCGCGCGGCTGTTGCAGGCCGGCGGCGGCGTGCCGTTCCGCAACTCGATCCTGAACGATGCGGACGTCCAGGGCGGCGTGAAGATGCCCAAGGAATGGCTGCAATCGGTGATCGACTCCGGCAAGATCAGCAAGCTCGGCCTGCCCGTCGTGATCCCGGTCGCCGAATTCCGCGATCTCGTCGGCGCGGCGCTCACCTCGACACTGTCAGGCGCCGATCCCGCGACCGAACTGAAGAAGGCCCACGAGCAGTATCGGCCGATCCTGGAGCGCAGCGAAAAGGCGTGA
- a CDS encoding carbohydrate ABC transporter permease, whose product MNARQIIGKIGLWLAVFVIVSPAILFFLWMASLSLKFEVDNAAYPPVFIPEHFAWKNYADVLSSNRFLTYFVNSLIVTGSATMLALVVGVPAGYGIARMAAHKSAIVILIARITPGLSYLIPLFLLFQWLGLLGTLVPQIIIHLVVTVPIVIWIMIGYFETTPMELEEAALIDGATRWQVFRHVALPIARPGIAVAFILAVIFSWNNFVFGIVLAGRETRTLPVAVYNMISFDQLSWGPLAAAALIVTLPVLLLTVFAQRQIVAGLTAGAVKGG is encoded by the coding sequence ATCAACGCACGTCAGATCATAGGCAAAATCGGCCTGTGGCTGGCGGTGTTCGTCATCGTTTCGCCGGCGATCCTGTTCTTCCTCTGGATGGCGTCGCTGTCGCTCAAGTTCGAGGTCGACAATGCCGCCTACCCGCCGGTGTTCATCCCGGAGCACTTTGCCTGGAAGAACTATGCCGACGTGCTCTCCTCCAACCGCTTCCTGACCTATTTCGTCAACAGCCTGATCGTGACCGGCAGCGCCACCATGCTCGCGCTGGTCGTCGGCGTTCCCGCCGGCTACGGCATCGCGCGGATGGCCGCGCACAAATCCGCGATCGTGATCCTGATCGCCCGGATCACCCCGGGACTCTCCTACCTGATCCCGCTGTTCCTGCTGTTTCAGTGGCTGGGATTGCTCGGCACCCTGGTGCCGCAGATCATCATCCATCTGGTGGTGACGGTGCCGATCGTGATCTGGATCATGATCGGCTATTTCGAGACCACGCCGATGGAATTGGAGGAAGCCGCCCTGATCGACGGCGCCACGCGCTGGCAGGTGTTCCGGCACGTCGCCCTGCCGATCGCGCGTCCAGGCATCGCGGTCGCCTTCATCCTGGCCGTGATCTTCTCGTGGAACAATTTCGTCTTCGGCATCGTGCTGGCCGGACGCGAGACGCGCACCCTGCCGGTTGCCGTCTACAACATGATCTCGTTCGACCAGTTGAGCTGGGGCCCGCTCGCGGCCGCCGCGCTGATCGTCACGCTTCCGGTTCTGCTGCTGACGGTGTTTGCGCAGCGGCAGATCGTGGCCGGGCTGACGGCGGGGGCCGTCAAGGGCGGCTAG
- a CDS encoding regulator, with protein sequence MSTLTGTAGKSESNTSEFKPALWTPGDWNAFFGFGTNILVNMLVLTGLLRFVLKMPDSLVFGRILPALGLMMCLSTFYYAYLAYRLAQKTGRTDVCALPSGVSVPHMFIVTFVIMLPITIKTGDPLKGWSAGLVWVFFQSFILMIGGFIAPFIRKITPRAALLGTLAGVSVTFISMRPALEMYMTPQIGLVCFAIILVSWFGGVKYWRGIPAGLVAIAVGMVIAWGSNLFGLGLGGLSVKGVGDAFANFGFSVPIPAVGYVFSGFEFLGVILVTAIPFGIYDLVEAMDNVESAEAAGDEYPTTRVLTADGVVSLIGCLMGNPFINAVYIGHPGWKAMGGRIGYSAATGIMVVVLAWFGIISVLLALVPVVAISPILLYIGMLIGAQAFQTTPVKHAPAIVLALTPHLAAWAKLQIDTMLGSTMMAATTVGGLAADKADAVKAAAIAALPQQGVFYHGLEIMGGGSILGGLILGAIGVFIIERDFEKASAFALVGAVLTYFGFMHGEAVGIGGGFGVTPAVALAYAAMAAGLFAASKLGATEHYAPHPELHAAPAE encoded by the coding sequence ATGAGCACATTGACGGGGACGGCCGGCAAGTCTGAGAGCAATACGTCTGAGTTCAAGCCGGCACTATGGACACCAGGCGACTGGAACGCGTTTTTCGGCTTCGGCACCAACATCCTCGTCAACATGCTGGTGCTCACGGGGCTGTTGCGCTTCGTCCTGAAGATGCCGGATAGTCTGGTGTTCGGCCGCATCCTGCCCGCGCTCGGGCTGATGATGTGCCTGTCGACTTTCTATTACGCGTATCTCGCCTATCGCCTCGCGCAAAAGACCGGCCGCACCGACGTCTGTGCGTTGCCCTCCGGCGTCAGCGTGCCGCACATGTTCATCGTCACCTTCGTGATCATGCTGCCGATCACGATCAAGACCGGTGATCCCCTGAAGGGTTGGTCGGCCGGCCTCGTCTGGGTGTTCTTCCAGAGCTTCATTCTCATGATCGGCGGCTTCATCGCGCCGTTCATTCGCAAGATCACGCCGCGCGCGGCGCTGCTCGGCACGCTCGCCGGCGTCTCCGTCACCTTCATCTCGATGCGGCCCGCGTTAGAGATGTACATGACGCCGCAGATCGGCCTCGTCTGCTTCGCCATCATTCTGGTGAGCTGGTTCGGCGGCGTGAAATATTGGCGCGGCATTCCCGCCGGTCTCGTCGCGATCGCGGTAGGCATGGTCATCGCCTGGGGCTCGAACCTGTTCGGCCTCGGTCTCGGCGGCTTGAGCGTCAAGGGCGTCGGTGACGCCTTCGCGAACTTCGGCTTCTCGGTGCCGATCCCGGCCGTGGGTTACGTCTTCTCAGGTTTCGAATTCCTTGGCGTCATCCTGGTCACGGCCATTCCGTTCGGCATCTACGACCTCGTCGAGGCCATGGACAACGTCGAGAGCGCGGAAGCGGCCGGCGACGAATATCCGACCACGCGGGTGCTCACCGCCGACGGCGTCGTCAGCCTGATCGGCTGCCTGATGGGCAACCCCTTCATCAACGCCGTCTATATCGGCCATCCCGGCTGGAAGGCGATGGGCGGCCGCATCGGCTATTCGGCTGCGACCGGCATCATGGTGGTCGTGCTGGCGTGGTTCGGCATCATCTCGGTACTGCTGGCACTCGTGCCCGTCGTCGCGATCTCGCCGATCCTGCTCTATATCGGCATGCTGATCGGCGCGCAGGCGTTCCAGACGACGCCGGTGAAGCACGCACCCGCGATCGTGCTCGCGCTGACCCCGCATCTGGCCGCCTGGGCCAAGCTGCAGATCGACACGATGCTGGGCTCGACCATGATGGCGGCGACGACAGTCGGCGGTCTTGCCGCCGACAAGGCCGACGCAGTCAAGGCCGCGGCGATCGCAGCGCTGCCGCAGCAGGGCGTGTTTTACCACGGCCTCGAGATCATGGGTGGCGGCTCCATCCTCGGCGGCCTCATCCTCGGTGCGATCGGAGTCTTCATCATCGAACGCGATTTCGAGAAGGCCTCGGCCTTTGCCCTGGTCGGCGCCGTGCTCACCTATTTCGGCTTCATGCACGGTGAGGCCGTCGGAATCGGTGGTGGCTTCGGCGTCACGCCCGCGGTGGCGCTCGCTTACGCGGCGATGGCGGCCGGCCTGTTCGCGGCCAGCAAGCTCGGCGCCACCGAGCACTATGCCCCGCATCCGGAGCTGCACGCCGCACCGGCGGAGTAG
- a CDS encoding DASS family sodium-coupled anion symporter: MTITDQPSPVASVQASKQPTWIRSNWGLVLGAAVLLAILFSPTPAGLSVAGHRMLAVFGFAVIVWVTEALDYAVSAIVIAALMAMLLGISPNVTNPNVSIGTVQGLTTAMSGFGNTALTLVAAALFLAVAMTVTRLDRRIALIILSRVGTRTNRIVMGAIVVSTVLALLVPSATARAAAVIPIIMGIIVAFGVDKKSRFAGLLMITTVQAVSIWNVGIKTAAAQNMVAVGFLQKMLGHDITWLSWLIAAAPFSFLLSVGLYFIMMTMMPPEAKEIPGGKVTVEKALTELGPMTGKEARLLALSLILLCFWATEGVLHSFDSSTTTTIAVALLFLPGIGVMDWKTANPLIPWGTIVLFGIGISLGTALLQTQAAQWLANLIVAWFGLNQLPSLTILAVMAAFLVVVHLGFASATALASSLIPIVIAVLQKVQTPGINVLGMTLVLQFVVSFGFILPVNSPQGMVGYGTGAFAARDFIRTGVAITVLAYLLTLVFGATYWRWLGYV; the protein is encoded by the coding sequence ATGACCATCACTGACCAGCCTTCACCAGTCGCTTCGGTGCAGGCCAGCAAACAGCCGACCTGGATCAGATCGAATTGGGGGTTGGTGTTGGGGGCGGCCGTCCTCCTTGCTATCCTTTTCTCGCCGACGCCGGCAGGGCTGTCAGTCGCAGGCCACCGAATGCTCGCGGTCTTCGGCTTTGCGGTTATCGTCTGGGTGACGGAGGCGCTTGACTATGCGGTGAGTGCCATCGTCATCGCCGCATTGATGGCCATGCTCCTGGGTATTTCGCCGAACGTCACGAACCCAAATGTCTCGATCGGTACGGTTCAGGGCCTTACCACCGCGATGAGCGGCTTTGGCAATACGGCGCTGACGCTGGTCGCTGCGGCCTTGTTCCTCGCCGTTGCCATGACGGTCACCAGGCTCGATCGTCGCATCGCCTTGATCATCCTGTCGCGGGTTGGAACACGAACGAATCGAATCGTCATGGGCGCCATTGTGGTGTCGACGGTACTGGCCTTGCTCGTGCCCAGCGCAACCGCGCGGGCTGCTGCTGTGATCCCGATCATCATGGGTATCATTGTCGCTTTCGGCGTCGACAAGAAGAGCAGATTTGCCGGCCTTCTGATGATCACGACGGTTCAGGCGGTCAGCATCTGGAATGTCGGAATCAAGACCGCGGCAGCGCAGAACATGGTCGCCGTCGGCTTTCTCCAGAAGATGCTGGGCCACGACATCACCTGGTTGAGCTGGCTCATCGCCGCGGCGCCGTTCTCGTTCCTGTTGTCGGTGGGGTTGTACTTCATCATGATGACCATGATGCCACCGGAAGCAAAGGAGATCCCTGGGGGCAAGGTAACCGTGGAAAAAGCGCTGACCGAACTCGGTCCAATGACAGGCAAGGAAGCCCGCCTGCTGGCACTCTCCCTCATCCTGCTGTGTTTCTGGGCGACCGAAGGTGTATTGCACTCCTTCGACAGTTCGACGACGACGACGATCGCGGTGGCCCTGCTGTTTCTTCCCGGCATCGGCGTCATGGATTGGAAGACGGCAAACCCGTTGATCCCATGGGGAACGATCGTATTGTTCGGGATAGGCATCAGCCTCGGCACGGCCTTGCTGCAAACGCAGGCAGCACAGTGGCTGGCCAACCTCATCGTCGCGTGGTTCGGTCTCAACCAGCTTCCGTCGCTCACCATCCTTGCCGTGATGGCAGCGTTCCTTGTCGTCGTTCATCTCGGCTTTGCCAGCGCAACCGCGCTCGCATCGTCCCTCATTCCAATCGTGATCGCCGTTCTGCAGAAAGTGCAGACGCCGGGAATAAACGTGCTTGGCATGACCCTCGTGCTACAGTTCGTCGTGAGCTTCGGCTTCATTCTCCCGGTGAATTCGCCTCAAGGGATGGTCGGCTACGGGACCGGTGCCTTCGCAGCGCGCGACTTCATACGCACCGGCGTCGCAATCACCGTGCTCGCCTATCTGCTCACCCTCGTGTTCGGCGCGACCTACTGGCGCTGGCTCGGCTACGTCTGA
- a CDS encoding cysteine hydrolase family protein gives MLNSTKPTLGVISAEPEPIKLDWASTALLIIDMQRDFMEPGGFGETLGNDVSQLARAVKPIGALLNAARGSGMLVVHTREGHLPDLSDAPPAKVERGAPSLRIGDPGPMGRILIRGEAGHDIIPELYPLDSEVVIDKPGKGAFYATELTDVLEKYGIENLLVCGVTTEVCVNTTVREANDRGYRCVVVSDGCASYFPEFHEMGLKMIKAQGGIFGWVADSAAVLEAMKTSTT, from the coding sequence ATGTTGAACTCAACCAAGCCGACACTGGGCGTCATCAGCGCCGAGCCCGAGCCGATCAAGCTCGACTGGGCAAGCACGGCGCTTCTCATCATCGACATGCAGCGCGATTTCATGGAGCCCGGCGGGTTCGGCGAGACCCTCGGCAATGACGTCAGCCAGCTTGCACGCGCCGTGAAGCCGATCGGTGCGCTGCTGAACGCGGCGCGCGGCAGCGGCATGCTGGTGGTCCACACCCGCGAGGGACATCTGCCCGATCTTTCCGATGCGCCGCCGGCCAAAGTCGAGCGCGGCGCGCCGAGTCTTCGCATCGGCGATCCCGGTCCGATGGGGCGCATTCTCATTCGCGGTGAGGCCGGCCACGACATCATTCCCGAGCTCTATCCGCTCGACAGCGAAGTCGTGATCGACAAGCCCGGCAAGGGTGCGTTCTACGCCACCGAGCTCACCGACGTGCTGGAGAAATACGGCATCGAGAATCTTCTGGTGTGCGGCGTCACGACGGAGGTCTGCGTCAACACCACAGTGCGCGAGGCCAATGACCGCGGCTATCGCTGCGTCGTCGTCTCCGACGGCTGCGCATCCTACTTTCCCGAGTTTCACGAGATGGGTCTGAAGATGATCAAGGCCCAGGGCGGCATCTTCGGCTGGGTCGCGGACTCAGCCGCGGTTTTGGAGGCAATGAAGACTTCGACCACATAG
- a CDS encoding carbohydrate ABC transporter permease produces MSAITQANPAAAQSDAAPEKELRPPSYWPFVVPALVVVLAIIIFPWVFTIWMSLNEWKVGSPTTFVGFSNYLRLTSDPRFLEAVGHTMVYTVLSVVLPLILGTLAAVVFHQRFAGRGFLRGIFIMPMMATPVAIALVWTMMFHPQLGVLNYLLSLVGIPAQLWVFHPATVIPSLVLVETWQWTPLVMLIVLGGLAAIPTEPYESAQIDGASFWQMFRFITLPLIMPFLFIAGMIRMIDAVKSFDIIFAITQGGPGSASETINIYLYSVAFTYYDLGYGSAIAVVFFLLIVALAAVMLYMRQRMLWTEIAKSA; encoded by the coding sequence GTGAGTGCGATCACACAAGCCAATCCGGCCGCGGCACAGTCTGATGCCGCGCCGGAGAAGGAGTTGCGGCCGCCGTCCTACTGGCCCTTCGTGGTGCCGGCGCTGGTCGTCGTGCTCGCCATCATCATCTTCCCGTGGGTCTTCACCATCTGGATGAGCCTGAACGAATGGAAGGTCGGCTCGCCGACTACCTTCGTCGGGTTCTCCAACTATCTGCGCCTGACCAGCGATCCGCGCTTTCTCGAGGCCGTCGGTCACACCATGGTCTACACTGTGCTGTCGGTGGTGCTGCCGCTGATCCTCGGCACGCTGGCAGCCGTGGTGTTTCACCAGAGATTCGCCGGGCGCGGCTTCTTGCGCGGCATCTTCATCATGCCGATGATGGCGACGCCCGTCGCGATCGCGCTGGTCTGGACCATGATGTTCCATCCGCAGCTCGGCGTCCTCAATTACCTGCTGTCGCTGGTCGGGATCCCCGCACAGCTCTGGGTCTTCCACCCCGCAACCGTCATTCCTTCGCTGGTGCTGGTCGAGACCTGGCAATGGACGCCGCTCGTCATGCTGATCGTGCTCGGCGGCCTCGCCGCGATCCCGACCGAGCCCTATGAGAGCGCACAGATCGACGGCGCCAGTTTCTGGCAGATGTTCCGCTTCATCACCCTGCCGCTGATCATGCCGTTCTTGTTCATCGCCGGCATGATCCGCATGATCGACGCGGTGAAGAGCTTCGACATCATCTTCGCGATCACCCAGGGCGGGCCGGGCTCGGCTTCGGAGACGATCAACATCTATCTCTACAGCGTCGCCTTCACCTATTACGATCTCGGCTACGGCTCGGCGATCGCGGTCGTGTTCTTCCTCCTCATCGTCGCACTCGCTGCCGTGATGCTCTACATGCGCCAGCGCATGCTGTGGACCGAGATCGCGAAGAGCGCATGA